In Nitratiruptor sp. YY09-18, a single window of DNA contains:
- the galU gene encoding UTP--glucose-1-phosphate uridylyltransferase GalU, whose protein sequence is MIKKCLFPAAGYGTRFLPATKAIPKEMLPVVNKPLIQYGVEEAIEAGMDTMAIITGRGKRAIEDHFDISYELEHQIKGTSKEHLLKNIRSLVENYTFTYTRQKQMLGLGHAVLTGETLIGNEPFGVVLADDLCEGEDKGVLAQMVEVFAKFRTSIVAVMEVDPKDISKYGVVKAKEIENGIYMVEDMVEKPSSEEAPSNLAIIGRYILTPDIFSILRTTKPGSGGEIQLTDALKVQAQQNMVIAYKFKGRRFDCGSVAGFVEATNYFFQKFAQE, encoded by the coding sequence ATGATTAAAAAGTGTCTGTTTCCTGCTGCTGGGTATGGTACCCGTTTTTTGCCAGCTACAAAGGCGATTCCAAAAGAGATGCTTCCCGTCGTCAACAAACCTCTCATCCAGTATGGAGTCGAAGAGGCGATAGAAGCTGGTATGGATACTATGGCTATCATTACAGGGCGCGGTAAAAGAGCAATTGAGGATCATTTTGATATCAGTTATGAATTGGAGCATCAGATCAAAGGAACTTCTAAAGAGCATCTTCTCAAAAATATTCGTTCTCTTGTAGAAAACTATACATTTACCTACACTCGCCAAAAGCAGATGTTAGGCCTAGGACATGCAGTACTAACAGGTGAGACTCTTATAGGAAATGAACCTTTTGGTGTAGTACTTGCTGATGATTTGTGTGAGGGTGAAGACAAAGGTGTATTGGCACAAATGGTAGAAGTTTTTGCAAAGTTTCGTACATCTATCGTTGCAGTTATGGAGGTTGATCCAAAGGATATAAGTAAATATGGTGTTGTAAAAGCTAAAGAGATAGAAAATGGAATATATATGGTTGAAGATATGGTAGAAAAACCATCCAGTGAAGAGGCTCCTAGTAATTTAGCAATAATTGGCCGGTATATACTTACTCCCGATATATTTTCTATTCTACGTACAACTAAACCTGGATCCGGTGGAGAGATACAACTTACTGATGCACTTAAAGTGCAGGCACAGCAAAATATGGTCATAGCCTATAAATTTAAAGGAAGACGTTTTGATTGCGGAAGTGTGGCAGGTTTTGTAGAGGCTACCAATTATTTTTTTCAAAAGTTTGCGCAAGAATAA
- the ileS gene encoding isoleucine--tRNA ligase, translated as MDYKETLLLPKTTFPMRGNLPQNEPKRYARWFENKVYEKMKKKREGRPLFTLHDGPPYANGHIHIGHALNKILKDIIVKFNYFEGNAVRFTPGWDCHGLPIEQQVEKKIGTKKKEELPKTKIRELCREHASKFVNIQREEFKNLGVIADWENPYLTMDYAFEADIYRALCEIAKEGLLVERSKPVYWSWAAKTALAEAEVEYEDKVSPSIYVAFKLDKDAAEKIGKDASIIIWTTTPWTLPANTGIALNPDISYVLTSDGYIVAEDLYEELQEKEIVKGEVERKVAAKELENLHAINPLNGRRSRIVLGEHVTTESGTGAVHTAPGHGEDDYRVGLAYNLEVLMPVDDEGRYDETIVREKLLPEEFVGMNVFEANEKILELLGESLLKAENIKHSYPHCWRTHKPIIFRATKQWFIAVDKAPKELQKTLRQIALEEVEKTAFYPEWGRNRLRAMIENRPDWCISRQRDWGVPIAFFRDKTTGEVILDEKVLNYIAMIFERFGSDAWYSMEIKDLLYPGSGYDPQNLEKVMDILDVWFDSGSTWYAVLKSRRYDAGEYPADLYLEGSDQHRGWFQSSLLVSSAIEKKAPFKAILTHGFTVDEKGEKMSKSKGNVVAPQDVAKKFGVEILRLWVAMSDYQSDLKISENILKQIAEQYRKLRNTFRFMLANINDLDTINEEFGVLDRWILTKAKRVFEQVEEHFKNYEFAKGFNILNNFIVNEFSGIYLDVCKDRLYCDALNDPHRRASQSAMALIAKSMLGLIAPVLTYTADEIVEHAPQILKGTKVSIFDFEIERLPEITAAFDEVYMLEARRKFNEIIDNLKKEKLIKSSLEVVIDTHAKKVLALPKTEREDWFIVSGVDSEIGGEELGRFEVDGDKFVIKIATLHKCPRCWKYQAIEPEALCERCQKVVDGLE; from the coding sequence ATGGACTATAAAGAGACGCTCCTTTTGCCCAAAACCACTTTTCCTATGCGAGGAAATCTGCCGCAAAATGAACCAAAAAGATATGCAAGATGGTTTGAGAATAAAGTTTACGAGAAGATGAAAAAGAAAAGAGAAGGAAGACCTCTCTTTACTCTCCACGATGGTCCTCCTTATGCTAATGGACATATTCATATTGGCCATGCACTCAATAAAATTCTCAAAGACATTATTGTCAAATTTAACTACTTTGAAGGGAATGCTGTTCGTTTTACTCCTGGATGGGATTGTCATGGATTGCCAATTGAGCAGCAAGTAGAAAAGAAAATCGGTACAAAGAAAAAAGAGGAACTTCCAAAGACAAAAATCAGAGAGCTGTGTCGTGAACATGCCAGCAAATTTGTCAATATTCAAAGAGAAGAGTTTAAAAATCTTGGTGTAATAGCAGATTGGGAAAATCCTTATTTGACAATGGATTATGCCTTTGAAGCTGATATCTACCGTGCTCTTTGCGAAATAGCAAAAGAGGGCCTTTTGGTTGAGCGCAGCAAGCCTGTATATTGGAGCTGGGCAGCAAAGACTGCATTGGCTGAAGCAGAAGTGGAGTATGAAGATAAGGTAAGTCCGTCGATATATGTAGCTTTTAAGCTTGATAAAGATGCTGCAGAAAAGATCGGAAAAGATGCTAGTATTATCATATGGACTACAACCCCTTGGACTCTTCCAGCAAACACAGGAATTGCCCTCAATCCAGATATTTCGTATGTACTTACAAGTGATGGCTATATAGTTGCAGAAGATCTGTATGAAGAACTTCAAGAAAAAGAGATAGTCAAAGGGGAGGTAGAGAGGAAAGTTGCAGCAAAAGAGCTTGAAAATCTTCATGCAATCAATCCTCTTAATGGTCGTCGTAGCCGCATAGTTCTTGGAGAGCATGTTACAACAGAAAGTGGGACAGGGGCGGTCCATACTGCACCAGGACATGGTGAGGATGACTATCGTGTAGGACTTGCTTACAATCTTGAAGTACTTATGCCAGTAGATGATGAAGGGCGCTATGATGAGACGATAGTGCGAGAAAAACTCTTGCCCGAAGAGTTTGTGGGGATGAATGTATTTGAAGCAAACGAGAAGATTTTAGAGCTTCTGGGAGAGAGTCTTTTAAAAGCAGAGAATATCAAACACTCCTATCCACACTGTTGGAGAACACATAAGCCTATTATTTTTCGTGCTACAAAGCAGTGGTTCATTGCTGTGGATAAAGCGCCAAAAGAGCTACAAAAGACACTCCGCCAGATAGCTTTGGAAGAGGTGGAAAAGACTGCCTTTTATCCAGAGTGGGGACGAAACCGTTTGCGTGCGATGATAGAGAATCGACCAGACTGGTGTATATCCCGCCAGCGTGACTGGGGTGTGCCAATTGCATTTTTTAGAGACAAAACTACAGGTGAAGTCATTTTAGATGAGAAGGTACTCAATTATATAGCGATGATTTTTGAGCGTTTTGGAAGCGATGCTTGGTATAGTATGGAGATAAAAGATCTGCTCTATCCAGGAAGTGGTTATGATCCGCAGAATCTAGAAAAAGTCATGGATATTCTTGATGTTTGGTTTGATAGTGGATCAACCTGGTATGCAGTGCTCAAATCTCGCCGCTATGATGCAGGAGAGTATCCGGCTGATCTCTATTTAGAAGGAAGTGATCAACACAGGGGTTGGTTTCAAAGCTCACTCTTAGTAAGCAGTGCTATAGAGAAAAAAGCACCATTCAAAGCTATTCTCACTCATGGGTTTACAGTCGATGAAAAGGGTGAGAAGATGAGCAAATCCAAAGGCAATGTAGTTGCTCCTCAAGATGTTGCGAAAAAATTTGGAGTTGAGATTTTACGCCTTTGGGTAGCTATGAGTGACTATCAAAGTGATCTTAAGATCAGTGAAAATATCCTCAAGCAGATTGCGGAGCAATATAGGAAACTGCGTAATACTTTTCGTTTTATGCTAGCTAATATCAATGATCTTGATACTATTAATGAAGAGTTTGGTGTACTTGATCGCTGGATTTTGACCAAAGCAAAAAGAGTATTTGAGCAGGTAGAGGAACATTTCAAAAACTACGAATTTGCAAAAGGCTTTAATATTCTCAATAATTTTATAGTGAATGAATTTAGTGGCATCTACCTCGATGTATGTAAAGATCGCCTTTACTGTGATGCGCTCAATGATCCTCATAGACGTGCGAGCCAAAGTGCTATGGCTCTCATTGCCAAATCGATGCTTGGTCTTATTGCCCCTGTACTTACCTATACGGCTGATGAGATAGTAGAACATGCACCACAAATTTTAAAAGGCACAAAAGTGTCAATTTTTGATTTTGAGATAGAGAGACTTCCAGAAATTACAGCTGCATTTGATGAAGTGTATATGTTGGAAGCTAGAAGAAAATTCAATGAAATTATTGATAATCTCAAAAAAGAGAAGCTTATCAAATCATCTTTGGAAGTAGTTATTGATACTCATGCAAAAAAAGTGCTAGCTCTTCCAAAGACTGAGCGTGAAGATTGGTTTATAGTTAGCGGCGTTGATAGTGAAATAGGTGGAGAGGAGCTTGGTAGATTCGAAGTTGATGGAGATAAATTTGTGATCAAAATAGCTACGCTGCATAAGTGTCCTCGCTGTTGGAAATATCAAGCAATTGAGCCTGAGGCTCTTTGTGAGCGTTGCCAAAAGGTAGTAGATGGACTTGAGTAA
- a CDS encoding NUDIX hydrolase, which translates to MYTYPFRPATPYVAVDGIIKIFDNEKFLGIVLIERKNPPLGVALPGGFVEIGESVQDALLREMREETSLDVEIIRIFNVYSDPKRDPRFHTVSVTFECKASQMPKANDDAKKAAIYKLEEIPWKRLVFDHAKILRDFLEDRSCI; encoded by the coding sequence ATGTATACATATCCTTTTAGACCTGCGACTCCTTATGTGGCAGTTGATGGAATCATTAAGATATTTGATAATGAAAAATTTTTGGGTATTGTTTTGATTGAGCGTAAGAATCCGCCTCTTGGTGTGGCGCTTCCTGGCGGATTTGTAGAGATTGGAGAGAGTGTGCAGGATGCACTGCTGCGAGAAATGAGGGAAGAGACAAGTTTAGATGTAGAGATTATTCGCATCTTCAATGTCTACAGTGATCCCAAGAGGGATCCACGCTTTCACACTGTATCAGTTACTTTTGAGTGCAAAGCCTCACAAATGCCAAAAGCAAATGATGATGCAAAAAAGGCTGCTATTTATAAACTTGAAGAGATACCATGGAAAAGACTTGTTTTTGACCATGCGAAAATTTTGAGGGATTTTTTAGAAGACAGGTCGTGTATCTAA
- a CDS encoding PLP-dependent aspartate aminotransferase family protein, with protein MNPFERYQTFIVQQSSKEGPISPPIVGSASFAYGDPQTAEDIFAGKVAKPLYARMGNPTVARLESAIAAIDEADGAVATASGMGAIAAVLSAFLQSGDEVVCVGSLFGGTYALLTQTLQRFGIKSRFYKKADDVEITKNTKMLFCESVGNPTTTIVDFAKMQEIAKNYGVLFVVDNTLTPLLFNPFDWGADIVVYSTTKILSGHSQSLGGAVVFKEPREALFDKFSFLKQFYDKLGAKAIMGVIKKRVMRDFGMSMSAYNAYLTLLGLETLALRIQRVIHNAQYVAQELEKSIKVLYNQNSNFFPYGIGQMMSIDLENKNRAFAFLQKSKFLYITANIGDARTLGLHMQSTIYSDFSTEVQEYFGITPGLVRLSIGLENPQAIVQDFLQSLNS; from the coding sequence ATGAATCCATTTGAGCGCTATCAGACATTTATCGTCCAGCAATCATCCAAAGAGGGTCCAATCTCTCCTCCAATTGTTGGCTCTGCATCCTTTGCCTATGGTGATCCACAAACTGCTGAGGATATCTTCGCTGGAAAGGTTGCAAAACCACTCTATGCAAGAATGGGCAATCCAACAGTAGCAAGGCTAGAGAGCGCAATAGCAGCAATCGATGAAGCTGATGGTGCAGTAGCTACAGCAAGTGGAATGGGTGCGATTGCTGCGGTATTGAGTGCATTTTTGCAAAGTGGGGATGAGGTGGTATGCGTTGGCTCACTGTTTGGTGGTACATATGCGCTTTTGACGCAGACATTGCAAAGATTTGGTATTAAGAGCCGCTTTTATAAGAAGGCTGATGATGTAGAGATTACAAAAAATACAAAGATGCTCTTTTGTGAAAGTGTGGGTAATCCTACCACAACCATTGTCGATTTTGCCAAGATGCAAGAGATTGCGAAAAATTATGGAGTTTTATTTGTAGTGGATAATACTCTAACGCCACTTCTTTTCAATCCATTCGATTGGGGCGCTGATATAGTAGTCTATTCGACTACGAAAATTCTCAGTGGACATTCACAATCCCTTGGAGGAGCGGTTGTTTTTAAAGAGCCTCGAGAAGCGCTATTTGATAAATTTTCTTTTTTAAAGCAGTTTTATGACAAACTTGGTGCAAAAGCTATCATGGGAGTTATCAAAAAAAGGGTAATGCGCGATTTTGGTATGAGTATGAGTGCTTATAATGCATATCTTACCCTTCTAGGTCTTGAAACTCTAGCTCTACGCATCCAAAGAGTAATACACAATGCCCAGTATGTGGCACAAGAGTTGGAAAAATCTATCAAAGTCCTCTATAACCAAAACAGTAACTTTTTTCCTTATGGCATTGGACAAATGATGAGCATCGATTTAGAAAATAAAAATAGGGCATTTGCTTTCTTGCAAAAAAGTAAATTTCTCTATATTACTGCAAATATTGGAGACGCAAGAACGTTGGGATTGCATATGCAAAGCACAATATACTCTGATTTTAGCACAGAGGTACAAGAGTACTTTGGCATAACCCCAGGGCTAGTGAGACTCTCTATTGGTCTAGAGAATCCGCAAGCAATTGTGCAAGACTTTTTGCAAAGCCTCAACTCTTGA
- the guaB gene encoding IMP dehydrogenase gives MRIRKRALTFEDVLLVPKHSTVLPKEVDISTMLTKRVPLNIPLVSAAMDTVTEHRAAIAMARLGGIGIIHKNMDIPSQVQEVKRVKKSESGIIIDPIYVHPDATIAEAERLMSEYKISGVPVVDENMHLLGILTNRDLRFEKDFSKKVADVMTKMPLITAQPGITLEEAAEKMNEHKIEKLPIIDEEGKLKGLVTIKDIKKKIEYPNANKDEFGRLRVGAAIGVNQFDRARALVEAGVDVLVLDSAHGHSQGIIDTLKAIKDELDIDVVAGNVATAEATEDLIKAGADAVKVGIGPGSICTTRIVAGVGVPQISAIDECATVAKEYGVPIIADGGIKYSGDVAKALAVGASSVMIGSLLAGTEESPGEVIMYQGRQYKTYRGMGSIGAMTKGSTDRYFQEGTAADKLVPEGIEGMVPYRGKIANVIHQLIGGLRSSMGYLGAKDIKAFQERAEFVEITSAGLKESHVHDVTITKEAPNYHV, from the coding sequence ATGAGAATACGTAAACGTGCATTGACTTTTGAGGATGTTTTGCTTGTCCCTAAGCATTCAACTGTACTTCCTAAAGAGGTGGATATCTCTACGATGCTAACAAAAAGGGTACCGCTTAATATCCCACTGGTTTCAGCTGCTATGGATACTGTAACTGAGCATAGAGCTGCTATTGCCATGGCAAGACTTGGAGGTATCGGGATCATTCACAAAAATATGGATATTCCAAGCCAAGTCCAAGAGGTCAAGAGAGTCAAAAAGAGTGAGAGTGGTATTATCATCGATCCAATTTATGTCCATCCAGATGCGACTATTGCAGAGGCTGAGCGACTTATGAGCGAATATAAGATTAGTGGTGTTCCTGTGGTAGATGAAAATATGCACCTTTTGGGAATCTTGACAAATAGGGATCTACGATTTGAGAAGGACTTTAGCAAAAAAGTAGCAGATGTAATGACAAAAATGCCTCTGATAACTGCGCAACCTGGCATTACTCTTGAAGAGGCTGCAGAGAAGATGAACGAGCATAAAATCGAAAAGCTTCCAATCATTGATGAAGAGGGAAAACTTAAAGGTCTCGTGACAATTAAAGATATTAAGAAAAAGATCGAATATCCAAATGCGAATAAAGATGAATTTGGGAGACTAAGAGTTGGCGCTGCAATTGGTGTCAATCAGTTTGATCGTGCACGCGCATTGGTAGAAGCTGGAGTAGATGTGCTTGTGCTTGATAGTGCACACGGGCATTCACAAGGCATCATCGATACACTCAAAGCGATTAAAGATGAGCTTGATATCGATGTAGTTGCTGGAAATGTGGCAACTGCTGAAGCAACAGAGGATCTCATCAAAGCTGGTGCAGATGCAGTGAAGGTGGGAATTGGACCAGGAAGTATCTGTACTACACGCATTGTAGCTGGTGTTGGTGTACCACAAATTAGTGCGATTGATGAGTGTGCAACGGTAGCCAAAGAGTATGGTGTACCAATCATAGCTGATGGAGGGATAAAATACTCTGGTGATGTAGCAAAAGCTTTGGCAGTGGGCGCAAGCAGTGTGATGATTGGAAGTTTGCTTGCTGGAACCGAAGAGAGTCCAGGTGAAGTGATAATGTATCAAGGACGCCAATACAAAACATATCGCGGTATGGGCAGTATTGGGGCTATGACAAAAGGGAGTACAGACCGCTACTTCCAAGAAGGAACTGCTGCTGATAAACTCGTGCCAGAAGGAATTGAAGGTATGGTGCCATATCGGGGTAAAATTGCAAATGTTATCCATCAGCTTATTGGAGGATTACGTAGTTCTATGGGATATCTTGGTGCTAAAGATATCAAAGCTTTTCAAGAGAGAGCTGAATTTGTTGAGATCACAAGTGCTGGGTTGAAAGAATCTCATGTTCATGATGTAACTATCACAAAAGAAGCTCCTAACTACCACGTATAA
- a CDS encoding CinA family protein, translating to MQTALLFIGKEFQINDEFVSYVKRQLLKNVDTISAIVFYKERDKNLFVHIADFAKEYRNLLIVTTYESYPTVSKIIATLYDDTLVAKENFLVPTKATAAESNSFLIEANPSAINLLRVKIGEKLPKILLGLQNESTNLFIFGLDRAQIMEKIDPLAKSYDIGYVLTQETPELHKVFVYNKKYGDLAIFVQNLKLMLPQSMIVAHNVFEYLIERFTIAHKTITFAESCTGGLLASLLTKIPGSSNIFNGSLVTYANEIKHAWLGVKKETLEAFGAVSEETVEEMLRGALKVASADYAIAISGIAGPGGATPTKPVGTVVVGCRGKESELIRTMHFKGDRNYIQYQAAMYGVRLLFEIAKEELF from the coding sequence ATGCAAACAGCCCTCCTCTTCATAGGGAAAGAGTTTCAGATCAATGACGAGTTTGTCTCCTATGTCAAGCGCCAACTGCTTAAAAATGTGGATACAATAAGTGCGATTGTTTTTTATAAAGAGCGGGATAAAAATCTTTTTGTCCATATAGCAGATTTTGCAAAAGAGTATAGAAATCTTTTGATTGTCACAACCTATGAGAGCTATCCTACTGTAAGTAAAATTATCGCTACTCTCTATGATGATACACTCGTTGCAAAAGAGAACTTTTTAGTTCCTACAAAAGCGACCGCTGCAGAATCGAACTCATTTTTGATTGAAGCAAACCCCTCTGCGATAAATCTTTTACGTGTTAAAATTGGTGAAAAGCTACCAAAAATATTGCTAGGACTACAAAACGAATCTACCAATTTATTTATTTTTGGTTTGGATAGAGCACAGATAATGGAGAAGATTGATCCACTAGCCAAGAGCTATGATATTGGCTATGTTTTGACACAAGAGACTCCGGAACTTCACAAAGTATTTGTCTATAACAAAAAGTATGGAGATCTTGCAATCTTTGTCCAAAATCTCAAACTCATGCTACCCCAGAGTATGATCGTAGCCCACAATGTATTTGAGTATCTCATAGAGCGATTTACTATTGCACACAAAACGATTACATTTGCTGAGAGCTGTACAGGAGGATTGTTAGCAAGCCTCTTGACCAAAATTCCTGGCTCATCAAACATATTCAACGGTTCACTTGTTACATATGCAAATGAGATCAAACATGCATGGCTAGGTGTGAAAAAAGAGACACTCGAAGCCTTTGGGGCTGTGAGCGAAGAGACAGTAGAAGAGATGCTACGAGGAGCTCTCAAAGTAGCTAGTGCAGACTATGCAATAGCCATTAGCGGTATAGCAGGACCAGGTGGTGCAACTCCCACAAAACCCGTAGGAACGGTAGTTGTAGGATGTAGAGGTAAAGAGAGCGAACTTATTCGCACTATGCACTTTAAGGGTGATCGCAACTATATCCAGTATCAAGCAGCAATGTATGGAGTCAGACTCCTCTTTGAAATTGCAAAAGAGGAACTTTTCTAA
- the gatA gene encoding Asp-tRNA(Asn)/Glu-tRNA(Gln) amidotransferase subunit GatA yields MITLKKALELPKEELAELKKDLAAKAAEHKELNAYIALDESGEGVPIAIKDNIQVDGWEVTCASKILQGYYAPYDATVIKKLKSAGFAPFGRTNMDEFAMGSTTETSCYGKTLNPKDPSRVPGGSSGGSAAAVAAGIAIAALGSDTGGSIRQPAAFCGIVGMKPTYGRVSRFGLAAYGSSLDQIGPMTKNVEDAVILYNAIAGYDPKDSTSAQVAFTPVEPNPERKLRIGVVPNFIKDASAAIQKAYDKAIEALKNAGHEIVEVTLMDAKYDIASYYITAMAEASTNLSRYDGVRYGRRAQADNLKEMYRKTRSEGFGEEVKRRILLGTFVLSSGYYDAYYIKAQRARHLIKDEYSKVFEEVDLILSPVAPNVAYKFGELASPMEMYLSDAYTIGVNLAGLPAISLPVDEYEGLPIGLQLIGKAFDEQTLFDGAMSLERATRS; encoded by the coding sequence TTGATAACACTTAAGAAGGCTTTGGAATTACCAAAAGAAGAACTTGCTGAACTCAAAAAGGATTTAGCTGCAAAGGCTGCAGAGCACAAAGAGCTCAATGCCTATATAGCACTCGATGAGAGCGGTGAGGGTGTACCTATTGCAATCAAAGATAATATTCAAGTTGATGGATGGGAAGTGACATGCGCGAGTAAAATCTTGCAAGGCTACTATGCGCCCTATGATGCAACAGTGATAAAAAAGCTCAAAAGTGCTGGATTTGCTCCATTTGGACGCACAAACATGGATGAGTTTGCGATGGGGAGCACCACAGAGACAAGCTGCTACGGCAAAACACTCAATCCAAAAGATCCTAGCAGAGTGCCAGGCGGAAGTAGTGGCGGAAGCGCTGCAGCAGTAGCTGCAGGTATTGCTATCGCAGCTTTGGGGAGCGATACAGGTGGCAGTATCCGCCAGCCAGCAGCTTTTTGTGGAATTGTTGGCATGAAGCCAACATATGGGAGAGTGTCACGCTTTGGTCTTGCAGCATATGGAAGTAGTCTCGACCAGATTGGCCCGATGACGAAAAATGTGGAAGATGCAGTGATCCTCTATAATGCAATCGCAGGATATGATCCAAAGGATAGTACAAGTGCACAGGTTGCATTTACGCCGGTTGAGCCAAATCCAGAGAGAAAACTAAGAATCGGAGTTGTACCAAACTTCATCAAAGATGCTAGTGCAGCTATCCAAAAGGCGTATGACAAAGCGATTGAAGCTCTTAAAAATGCGGGGCATGAGATCGTAGAAGTGACGCTCATGGATGCAAAGTATGATATTGCAAGCTACTATATCACAGCAATGGCAGAAGCGAGTACGAACCTCAGTCGCTATGATGGTGTCAGATATGGCAGAAGAGCCCAAGCAGACAATCTCAAGGAGATGTATAGAAAGACGCGCAGCGAAGGGTTTGGCGAAGAGGTAAAGAGACGCATTCTGCTGGGAACATTTGTGCTCTCTAGTGGATATTACGATGCATACTATATCAAAGCACAACGTGCTCGCCACTTAATCAAGGATGAGTATAGCAAGGTTTTTGAGGAGGTTGACCTCATTCTCTCACCTGTTGCGCCAAACGTTGCCTATAAATTTGGCGAATTGGCAAGTCCGATGGAGATGTATCTGAGTGATGCATATACAATTGGAGTGAACCTGGCTGGTCTTCCTGCAATCAGTTTGCCTGTAGATGAGTATGAGGGATTGCCTATTGGATTGCAGCTTATTGGTAAAGCGTTTGATGAGCAGACGCTTTTTGATGGTGCTATGAGTTTGGAAAGAGCAACAAGGAGCTAA
- a CDS encoding PilZ domain-containing protein, with product MTIEDFYKNAKIHDLTAQEITFLYDYAQQCDLDPSRVLVNKDFFNQVVQKYREIAPKFDSAMISSIEDKLGFTSGITQRIYSTKEIREQQKAKFYFDRFSYNPITLIKNYDDYGLWQIDLHANMDRFKNGMQGFVIFEIRHLIAYKFNTVVEDVLKYFENKFLQIPHSQNIEVLAKRKYPRIEVDIDGLVKKVGRLRDYPYYKCKICNISEGGVKICVDEDAFKQGDQLEVKFKLTYEGIEAEAIVKAHITYDGPGQYGLQFTNIDSHTHFVIAKYIQTNLKDEII from the coding sequence ATGACGATAGAAGATTTTTACAAGAATGCAAAAATTCATGATCTTACTGCTCAAGAAATAACATTCCTTTACGACTATGCACAACAGTGCGATCTCGATCCAAGTAGAGTCCTTGTCAATAAAGATTTTTTCAACCAGGTAGTACAAAAATATCGTGAAATAGCTCCAAAATTTGATAGCGCTATGATCTCCTCTATTGAAGATAAATTGGGATTTACCTCAGGCATTACCCAACGGATCTATTCCACAAAAGAGATACGTGAACAGCAAAAGGCAAAATTCTATTTTGACAGGTTTTCTTACAATCCTATAACATTAATAAAAAATTATGATGATTACGGGTTGTGGCAGATCGATCTCCATGCCAATATGGATAGATTCAAAAATGGTATGCAAGGATTTGTCATTTTTGAGATACGCCATCTCATAGCCTACAAATTCAATACAGTCGTTGAAGATGTTTTGAAGTATTTTGAGAATAAATTCTTACAAATTCCTCATTCCCAAAATATTGAAGTTTTGGCAAAAAGAAAATACCCACGTATCGAAGTCGATATCGATGGACTGGTCAAAAAGGTAGGACGTCTCAGAGATTACCCCTACTACAAATGTAAAATATGCAATATTTCAGAAGGCGGTGTGAAAATTTGTGTAGATGAAGATGCTTTTAAGCAGGGTGATCAACTAGAAGTAAAATTCAAACTCACTTATGAAGGTATAGAGGCTGAAGCTATAGTCAAAGCGCACATCACATATGATGGACCAGGACAGTATGGCTTACAATTTACCAATATTGATAGTCACACCCATTTTGTTATAGCAAAGTATATTCAAACCAATCTCAAAGATGAAATTATTTAG